The genomic segment cataattatatcagccacgtggaagccacctacccggagctgccaTTGagaggtcctacctctttagttcgaggtaaccaaaggtttatcgCGATTACTAAGGCACCGGGTCAGCAGTATGGGCACCACGGGCTAaggctacatcaagctcggggtacgagcttgagttggcacccctgaccttttataaagtcaaccatgcaatgtaaacgtgcatatatcagacatcacgtgtataCTCCATTcctaaattctcggacacgcagcctaaacatgcgtgttcaggcacccacgactgggttgggccatgcggcccattatccccctttcctattgattagaccacacttcattgtcaggttttaggaattaatcatgaatgtcacagaagtgacatgatgggtgagaaggtcacaggatgacctcccttgccaactcccaggtgccctcgccctataaatatggagaccctgggagttgcaaagggttggattctattttgtaaagaaataccctataaagaatatcagagaaatatcaataatattggctggtggactagaaggattttaacctttgaaccacctaaaaaatatatgtgttatcattttactttgagatcatttatctattacggttcattatttagcactaatccctctccttattcttataattatctgttgccgaagaaccgcatcaacagtgtCCTATTGCGCAAGGATGTATGAATGTTCATGCCCTTCATAAGATTTTCGATGATGACTATAGGGTTCGACTTGATTGGAGTCTCATTCCCAATGGACAACGATTCGATGAAAGTGGGAGGATCATACTCTATGACTACATGGCCCGCGAGGATGACCTCCTTGATTTCAATCGTCATTCATCACAATGTTTGTCTTACACTGGACTTATTAGTTAACTACAGTGGATTCTTTGACTGTAAAATGAATTTGTAAATGTTGTATGTAATTCGGCAAGATTTCCCTAGCAACATATCCATTCGTGCAAATGGATAGGTAGAGTTTCTCTCAAATTCCAGATGAAACCCTTTGTAGAGATGGTGCTGGCAAGAAAATTACCCAAAATAGTAGCTAGAGAAGGAAGGGAACATCCACGGGTCCACTATTGAAGAAATTTCTAATATTCATCGTTTTCTCATATTTAGTATTTATCTTAATTTGACGTTGTTTAAATCTATCAATTTTTCCAACACATGTAAGACTATGCACAATAATTAAGCAATACCCAACAGTtgcatttttttcttaatttgacCTTGTTTGATTCCATCAGTATTCCCAAACGTGTACTGCCATGCACAATAATTAAGCAATACCAACAGTTATTTACAACTTCTACTGAAATTGAAATTTTGTGTGCTAGTTACAAATTGGTTTATGTTTGTCATACCGATCAGGATTACGTCAGTGATTTGTTTCAATGAACGTATGAATTCTTATGAAGAAGGACTATTTTTATTTCGTGAATGATTTCTTAGAAAGAATAAATGTCGAGCGAAAATATTTAGTCGCAATGAAAAATgatataaaattttaataaagaaTGACTTACAAAGAAACGATAGAAAGTAGTCGAGAAAGCACTAAAGTTTTGGTCAATTTATGAAGAGCGGCTATGCAGTGTGCACGAATTTTATATTACATAGAACAAATGTTGAGCGAAAACATTTAGTCGCAATGGAAAACGAGATCAAATTAATAATAAAGAACAACTTACTTATACAAAGAACTACCTGAAACGATAAAAAGTTGTCGGGAAAGCACTAAAGTCTTGGTCAATTTATGAAGAGCGACTATGTAGTATGCACGACTTTTATATTACAAAGAACGAATGTCGAGCAAAAACATTCAGTCACAATGGAAAATGAGATCATATTCTAATTAAAAAATGACTTACTAATATGAAGAACTACTTGAAACGATAGTAGTCGGGAAAGCACTAAAGTCTTGGTGGATTTATGAAGAGTGACTTTGCAGTATGTGCGACTTTTATATTACAAAGAACGAATATCGAGCGAAAATATTTAATCACAATAGAAAAAGAGTTCGAATTTCAATAAAAAGATACGAAGAACAACCAGAAATTGCAGCTAGTAATCGTGTAAGGACTAAAGTGATGTTAGTGATCTAATGAGTGATGTTAAGACTTATATTACAAAGAGTGACTTTTAACAAAAAAATTAGTGCACCAAGAgtgttttatttaaaataaatgatACGTTGTGGCAAGATTCATGCTAACAACAACGAGACCAGACGTATATTATGGCATTCATTCAGAAGTCAAGATCATTCCTTATGACCATATAATTTTCACACTCGTATCCAatattttcccaaaaaaaaaaaaagtcatcatGGATGAAATTcccataaaagaaaaaaaaaatagagaagggAAGGTTCCAAGAACACAATATAGTATACTGATAAATAACTTAAAAGATAGTAATAAAAACGTAACaacaatatattttctttttaggGGAAACAATATAGTTTCACTGTTTGAAATAATctgtaaattttaattacaagACTTTAGAGTTTACACAACATAGGATATAGACTCGAAATTTAGAAAACTAACTCCTTACATGGATTTAGCTCGTCGCATAATTCCTCACAATGTATTCTACAAGGCCGATTAGCAAAGGTCATAAAAAGGAACTCCAAGTGAGAGTTACGCAAAAGTGTCTTACGACAAATAAATTGAAAGGTCCTCACAAGGACAAGCACTATATATCAACGGCACTAAAAGTTACAACCGTGCAAACACTAGAATGAGAATATGGGGATGTTACCCCTTGTTCAGAATCAGAAAGTAATAAAGGTGTATAGTGAAAGAAAGTTTTTCATAGTAATATCTTACTTCTGGGTTTGTTCCACCTTGGCTCGAATTTTTTGCTCTAAGACAGATATTTCTGTCTCGAGACTGAACATTCTATTAAGTGCCTGCATATTCTCAAGAGTTTCTGACAGAGTCCGGGTATCACTACCATCACATCTCAAGTGTTGCATTGGACCATGGAGGAGCTTGTTCATGATACCTCGGCTAAGATCATCCACAGCTTTTCTTGTTTTCTTGGAGATATCGTCTCCCATCTTTGATAAGCATTTTTCTAGCTCAGCAGCCCTAATTCTTTCAGCATAAGCTCTCAGTTTCTTGATGGTCGGAACAGTCTCCAGTGAGTCCCTCCATGCTTCAAACTGTTTTGATTCATCAGCAATAATTGCCTGAGCCTCCATTGCTTTGCGGAGACGATCTTCTTTATTAGCAGCCACAACCTCTTTAAGGTCATCAACATTGTAAATTCTCGCAGTCTCAACCTCTCCAACACATGAACCCACATTCCGAGGGACAGAAATATCGACGAAGAGCCTCAAACCCCCAGTTTCTTGACCAACAGCAGGAAGATCCTTCACATGCTGTTTCAAAAACAATGGAGTCTCTGATGCTGTGCTAGTAAACACAACATCTGCTTCAGCAGCACAAGTTAGCATTTCAGTAAGGGGTTTGTAGATGATCTCTACACCGTTAATCTCCTCACGGATGGCAGCAACTCTTTCTTCGGATCTATTCACAACCACCATTTTTGTACAACCTTTTGCGACCAAGTGTTTTATCACAAGCTTTCCCATCTTTCCAGCTCCAATCAGCAACATACGAGCAGTAGTGTGAGATGGTTCAGGAAGCTTCATCAAGGCAAGTTCAACAGCAGCAGAGCTCACAGAAACTGCACCTGCAGCAATGTTGGTCTCAGTTCTAACCCGCTTTCCCACAGTGATTGCATGCTTAAACAGCCCACTAATGTTCCTACCAAAGCCAACAATTCCTTGCCCAACTTTGACAACTTGCTTAACCTGTGCAAGAATTTGACCTTCTCCAAGGACAAGAGAGTCAAGACCTGCTGATACTTCAAAGAGATGTTGTGTTGCATCATTGTTATACAGTAGAAACCGATGCTTGCAAATCTCTGAAGTAGGGATACCACTTGTCTGCCAACAAAAGCGAAAAAGACTGGttagataaaattaaaaaaaaaattgtgctgtCATTTAACTAATAAATGTTTTTATTCTCCAACCTATTAGTAATAAATTCCTGCATTAAACTTATAATGGCAATGAAGACAAAAACAATATAGCTTCTGAGTGCACCTTTGACATCCACTCTGTCACTTCTTTTACACCACGATGCTGAGATAGAGCTACTACATATATCTCCATTCTGTTGCAGGTACTGAGAACAGCAGCTTCTTCTATATGATTTAAACCGCAAAGTTCTCCTACGGCTCGAGGCCATTCTGCTTCTGGAATCGCAAGCTTTTCACGGATTTCAACAGGTGTAGTGTGAACACTGAGTCCGATGACCACAATACTGCTCCTCTCCTTAGTATACCCTGATAAAAACATACAGTAGTTTTCCAACAGTTAACCAAAACaagaataagaaagaaaaaaaaaacgataAAACCCCATGGGCAGAAGTTGTATAATAAAAGCTACAAACATGGCATTTTAGAAAAGTTTTATCGGCAAGAATCGTTACATAACAAGATTTCAATCTAACAGAGATGGATATAACTAATAGAATTTGGAAGTTTAAAGAAAACCATAAGCAACTAAACATATAAATACAAATCCCAAATTTGCAGATAAATGAACAGGGTTTGTCTCCATTATACAAATATGTGTGATTATATTAAGAAATTTAaaacaattatcacataaaaataaaaaataaaaccgtAGAATGAAGAGATTACAAAAAATGTATGGCTGTTAAAAATAACAAAGCCTATATAGTCCAATATAAATAAAGgcttgtaaatatatatatttatatatatatataaaactaattcACAGACAACCTTCTCGTGGTTAAAAATTCTCATATATAAACGCcacctattttatttatttatcttcaAACTCCAcattttactaaaaaaaaattcctattGAAATGAAAGTTGATCAAAGCATTCACCAACCCAAGTTTGAAAAGACAAAAGAATCACCATTCAAAATCGAAACAAAAAGCAATAACCATCTCCAAAGAGCATTTGCAGAAACACACCAAAGTAcagttttatttattgttttaattaCGAAAAAAATCCCAAAGTAAATTGTGAGAGACGTACTATCAGCAGCAGAGGTCTTGAACTGTTCAAGTGCGGAGATATTAGAACCACCGGGCTGATCAGTCTGAACCGAAGCCTCAGAAGCAGCGACCTCGCACCTAATGATCCTCCCTCTCTGAAATAGGGCTCTTCTGGCACGAATAGGTTTGCACAAGGACGAGAGCTGAGAAGAGGAGGAAGCAACCCTGGAGGAGGAGGACGTCGTCGTATTAGCCGAAGAAGATTTCAACAGTAAAGCCTCCAATTTTGCACCGGCGAAACTGGTTGAGACGGCCATTGCTTCAAAACGGAGACGACGCCCTCTGAGAAAAGCCCTAACCCTGAATTTTCACAATTTCGGAATTTAGCAGTTGGCGAAGAATGGAATGTAATGgaaattatgattattattattatttgaaaagaaaataagaaaCTCACTCACTCTGTATGGAGTGAGTCTTTAATGGGGTTGTGTTGGGCTTAAAAGGTTTAAAAGAGATGGAGTTGATGGCCTTTGCTGATTTCTGCGTCTTCTGATTGGCTGGTGGATCGCACGTTTTATCcacagtctctctctctctctctctctgacctTTTTTGGCCCCACATtttgttcaaaataaaaaattattttttttaaatgttttgtTCGTTATTTACCTACCATATATAATTATTTCACTTtgtaagtaaataaaataaaacaaattaatcaCAAGTTAAAAGTTTTAAATAGTTAAATATCACTTAATCttatttgaaagtgaaaatttcACACTATGCATCATAGTGTATACTAATTCAAATACATGCTAATATTAGCATACATCCTCATACTATGTCATTTTATAAAGAATGTAATTTATTGCCCATTCTAAGAGTTCCaaactctctccctctctctacgacccctctctctctctaaggcgATACAACCACCACCACTACCCACCACCACGACTTGTCCACATGGAAAAACTCCACATCACAATAACATCGTCACCATTTACGTCGCCACCTCCACCACCATTGAAGCACATCTCTCTtcatttattttaagttttaatgatGAAAAATTTACTATGAAACTTAAACACAAGAAAAGATTGATTTAAGACACAAATTTATAGATTTCAAACActtatgtatatgatttttggggtttatttctgtttttttttttcggATCTAGAACTctgaaaaaattgcaaaaaaatgATGTCTCACGATGCAGTTGCAATACCATTGCGATTGTGCATTGACATATTAGTTTTTGGCAAAAACGATGTATAACGATGCCGATGCGATGGTGCCTTGAACACACGGTTTCAGCCCAAAACAAATTGATGCCTAATGATGTTGTTGCGATGTAGGTGCGATGGTTCATTGAAAACATAGTTTTTGACCAAAAACGATGTCTAACGATGTTGATGGGATGTCGGAGCGATGCAAGTGCGATGGTGCATTGAAAACATggtttttgaccaaaatcgaTTTATAACGATTCTGATGCGATGTCAGTGCGATGGTGCATTGAAAACATAGTTTTTAGCAAAAACGATTCTTAACGATGCAGTTACGATTCCGATGCGATTGTGCATTGAAAACATGAGTTTTGACGAAAAATGATGTCTAACGATATTGATGCGATGTCACTGCGATGGTGCATTAAAAAGATGATTTTTAACCAAAAACGATGCTAATGCGATGCATAGAAAACATGGTTTTTGACCAAAAAAAATGATCTTTTCAATGCATCATCGCATCGACATCGTTTTTTTTTATCAACCACCATGTGTTTCAATGCTCCATCGTACTGACATCACATCAACATTGTTATACATCGTTTTTGGTCAAAAACCATATTTTCAATGCACCATCGCACCCGCATCGTAGCATCATCGTTAGAAATCGATTATTTTAGGCCAAAATTCACGTTTTCAAGGAACCATCGCATCAACACTGCATCATAATCGTTTTGCATCGTTTTTGTCAAAAACCAATTTTTCAAGGCACCATTGCCAGTGCATCGTTAGGCATCATTTTTgccaaaaataatttttcaatgcACCATCGCACTAGAATCGCAATAGCATCGCATTAGTATCGTTATGCATCGTTAGATATCATTTTTGGTCAAAAATCATGTTTTCAATGCACCATTGCATCAGTAACGTTAGACATCGTTTTTTATTAAAATTCATATTTTCAATGCACCATCGCAGCAGCATCGTTATGCATCGTCTTTGCCAAAAACCAAGTTTTCAAGGCACCATTGCAATGGCATCACAGTTGCAACTTTAGGTATAGTTAGACATCATTTTTCTGCAATTTTTCAGAGTTTTGAAATATATAAATTAGTGTCTTAAGTCAATCTTTTCTTGAGTTTAAGTTTCAAAATAGATTTTTcatcattaaaattaaaaaaaaaatgaagagagaGCTGCTTCAATGGTGGTGGAGGTTAGAGCGTTAATGGTGATGAGGATATTAATGGTGACGGCAGCATTGTGATGTGGTGTTTTTTCGTTGTGGGGAGGTTGTGGTagtgggtggtggtggtggtggtattgCGTTAGAGAAAGGTtgtagagagagggagagagtttGGAACTCTTAAGGGTAATAaagcccttttttttttttataaaatgacaTAGTTTGAGGATGCATGCTAATATTGGCATATATTTAAATTGAGAAATTTACATTCCTTActgtattttataatttaattataaaaatacattttctaaTTTTATTTACAATACTACTATTTTTTATACCACTTTTTCAacttttttgttattattattttctttttgtttttttcacTGTACGGggccctttctctctctctctccactatacttatttttattaatttcttacattctctcttatctttaatttcaaaaatatttttcgaTCACACCGCTAGTCGGTTGGGCTCAAAAGTGGTACAATCACGACCTACTCTCaaggtgatcattttgatatgtgggaagcatATATTTTTTGGCTGTCGCTAGAGAATATGACCAGAATAAAAAGcaacattttagtttcttttttatattgtgttgacaaaaaagtaactaaattttaaacttgatcaaaatttaatatactaaaatttgtattcttatttacatttaaaagatactATATTGTATTTTAAACagcttaaatttatttaaaaatattcaaagtaacttttttaaaatagattctttaggaaattgtttggtaacttttaaatagaatattGTACGCCttgtttttcccacgggctgattagcgggccgagctgcggcctaatcatagtTATCTCGTGGACGTCACcgcagaccggagcttctgtcattaggtcatacctacttagctcgaggaaactcaagggttcgccaagattgcacaagacttgaccccggattctgaaggcctatggtcgagttaagtatccagctcgcggtacgagctgggtatgaaggctgtgaccctttgtaaagtcaacacacgcaaggtaaacgtgcatatatcagacatcacgtgtctgatatgcccctgacttctcggacacgcagcaggaacgtgcgtattcagacacccacgactgggttgggccatgcggcccattatctccttacctatcaaTTTGACCATactaatgtgtcaggtttaggaattaatcatgaatgtcacagagttgatgtgatagataagagggtcacgggatgaccttcttaccaactcccaggtgccttctcctataaatatggagaccctgggacttaataagggttggattctctattgtaaaagAAAGGCCctataatcaaatatccagtatagagcaataatactgactagtggagtagaatgattttaacctttgaaccactcaaaaacgtgtcttgtgtcacctctttccttttctaagatcttatatctgttttgGTTcacacttagcactaatccctttctcttcatttcttaattacctgttggcgaagaaccgcgtcaacaaatataAAACATACTCTTTTTGATAACTCGCTAAGTTTGTTGGTTACTTTAAATTTATGGCATACTAAAAAATTTAGCATATATCAAATACTAATCAAATGATATCTTAAATGAtttataaaagtgaaaattacatctattattgattttttttttcattttatttacacTTTTACCATCGCGACCTACTCTTAAAGGTTGTCATTTTTGTATATGACAAGCATGAGTTTCTTGACATCGTCAGAGAAGATGATGGGGATGGGgtagtttttgtgttgtttttgaaAAATAACGTTTAAGTTTCTTTTTAGCtttgtttatttaaaaaatgGAAAAGTTTCTTAAAATTTGGAATAAGTAATTTCTGTGTTGTATTTAAAAAGTAACTATATAGTTGCTTTTTATTTTGATCAATCAAAGCTTAATAATAAAAGACagaaatgtgtatttattattataatttgaaagtaacttttaagtttatgttttgtttgattaataaaaaaaGCACTATTGTAGATGTGaattcctacaattgattagacggGCACCaacaacctgtcaagaacaaacagagagacgagagttcgattgggagcaccggtggggcGTCAGCCAAAGAGACTCTGATGCTCAAGTTAGTTGGGTTGTAATGAAAGCTaatcaaaaataataaaactatgatGTAAATAATGAAATAGTGATGGATGGATGAGTAGTGGAATGGTCAGAGTGACGGCGACAACGGGACTAAACGATTGGGTCAAGTCCAGTCAGATCAAATGGACTGATTCGACTTGCTTGACTGGAACGCTGAGAAAGATGGCGTAATCTTTGCTTCAataagaaagtaaaagagagtCAAGTGATTATCCGATGTGCTGTTCTCAAcccttgagggtcttatttattGTTCTTCTTTTCATTCCGTTCTCCTCCTCTCTATCTGCCCGGCTGACCCATTCTTAGTGGTTCTTCTCCGATCTTTATGGGAAAAAGAGCGTGCACTTTGACTACTTCAATGTCCCTAGCTGAATGAATGCATCCGAAATCAGGTCTGGGTACCAGCTGGCCCATTGGATGGTTTATCTAATATCTATGAGCCCATTTGCATTGGTTTGGACATTGTTAGTTTTTCGGGCCTAGCGAATTAGTTTGGCTGACTAGTTGGGCTTTAATTTGTAGACAAATTTTGTCCACTACAGTTTGTCCCTCACTCTCTAGTTATAATTCATTCTAGCTAGAGAGTTTATAATATCGAATTCTAGAAATCTCGGGACCTTTAAGGCTACCTGGCCAAGCGGGACAAATTTTAGAGTGCCAGAGTAGCCTGGTGGCCGAGTGGGTGGCTGAGTGGCCAGGTGGCTGAGTGACCTGGTGGCCGAGTGGTCGAGGTGAACTAGTGGCCGTTTGGGCCGAATGGCCTCTTGGCTGAGCGGTCCGTGGGGCGGCTGAGAGGCTTGACCGAGTGGCTCATTCGTGGTGATGAGGTGAATTAGGCTGAATGGGTCATGTGTTGGCCGACTGAATTGTGTGCATGGGCCGAGTGGCTTGCCGAGACGACTGTGTGCCCGGGAGATATGCTGAGGGGGCTAAATGCTCCGCTTGGGTGGCCGAATGAGTGGCGCGCCTGGACCGAGTAACCTGTCGAGGAGGTTATGTGCTCGGGAGAGGCGGCCGAGTGCTCTGCTGAGGTGGCCGAGTGACTCGTGCGCTTGGGCCGAGTGGCCTGTCAATGACGCTGTGTGCCCGGGAGAGATGGTCGAGCGGGCTGCATGCTCCGCCTGGGTGGTCGAGTGCTCTGCCGAGGTGGCCGAGTGACTCACGTGCTTGGGTCGAGTGGCCCGCCGATGAGGTTGTGTGCCTGGGAGAGATGGGTGAGCGGGTCGAATGATCCGCCTAGGTGGCCGAGTGAGTGGCACACCTGGGCCGAGTACCCAACTAAGGATATTGTGTGCTCGGGAGAGACGACCGAGTGGGCCGAGTGCTCCGCCTAGATGGTCGAGTGGCCTACTTCTCATGAACTTCATCTATCTCTGAAAATTTAGGTGTTCCCTAGGGAAAGTTGAATACCTTTTGGTATGGCCACCTGATGGTTGACACTTGGCTCCCATCTGGTTGAGTTATCTGCCAATTTAAGGGGAGTTTGATTTTTTTACCCTTACATTCATTTGAGGAAGGCTTGGAGGGGAGGTGCAAGGTGTGGAGTGGAACAACTCTTAAGAGGTAGGTTTTCTCCCTTTTATTTTCCTTCGAATGTTCTTATACGTGTTATTCGTTTTAGGTTAGGTAATTCAAATTGTTGTTTTTGTTTGATCCTGTAGATTTTCTGTTTGTGTTTGATATGGTTGTAATGGTGGCAATTGCATTTCTGTTGTTTATCCATTTTAGATTTGTGTATGTCTGATTCGTGTGTTTAGCTCCTCTAGCCGAGTCGTCTGTCTGACTGACTAGTAAAGACTTTTAGGCTGACCGACTGCTGTCTAACTGATCACATTGTAATTTGATTTGGTATAATTTTCTGTTTGCCTTGTTTCATCGTATG from the Humulus lupulus chromosome X, drHumLupu1.1, whole genome shotgun sequence genome contains:
- the LOC133805346 gene encoding glutamyl-tRNA reductase 1, chloroplastic-like gives rise to the protein MAVSTSFAGAKLEALLLKSSSANTTTSSSSRVASSSSQLSSLCKPIRARRALFQRGRIIRCEVAASEASVQTDQPGGSNISALEQFKTSAADRYTKERSSIVVIGLSVHTTPVEIREKLAIPEAEWPRAVGELCGLNHIEEAAVLSTCNRMEIYVVALSQHRGVKEVTEWMSKTSGIPTSEICKHRFLLYNNDATQHLFEVSAGLDSLVLGEGQILAQVKQVVKVGQGIVGFGRNISGLFKHAITVGKRVRTETNIAAGAVSVSSAAVELALMKLPEPSHTTARMLLIGAGKMGKLVIKHLVAKGCTKMVVVNRSEERVAAIREEINGVEIIYKPLTEMLTCAAEADVVFTSTASETPLFLKQHVKDLPAVGQETGGLRLFVDISVPRNVGSCVGEVETARIYNVDDLKEVVAANKEDRLRKAMEAQAIIADESKQFEAWRDSLETVPTIKKLRAYAERIRAAELEKCLSKMGDDISKKTRKAVDDLSRGIMNKLLHGPMQHLRCDGSDTRTLSETLENMQALNRMFSLETEISVLEQKIRAKVEQTQK